A stretch of the Metopolophium dirhodum isolate CAU chromosome 8, ASM1992520v1, whole genome shotgun sequence genome encodes the following:
- the LOC132951188 gene encoding uncharacterized protein LOC132951188 gives MMADDGAYTADDPTLTVGPKIVCITELCDQQPSATTSTLQVEADQRTLDLAPLLSLCPNDELLEAPVGILQECDYPSTDNVYMVDDNKYTTKDDAVDDPTLTVRPKIVCAISELRDQQPTTTTLTSSKSDGDGLEPAMTTTQVKSAVTEQLDSYVAPVRIQLLDALADVNDFVPDEATKSTTIVPIVVAKSDGDGLEPAMTTIQVKSAVTEQLDSYVAPVRIQLLDALADVNDFVPDEATESTTIVPIAVAKSDGDGLEPATTAVQAKSAAAEKPRQGRRRSFLSAVGRRLLKFGRTLCCCCCCK, from the coding sequence ATGATGGCAGACGACGGAGCATATACGGCAGACGACCCTACGCTGACCGTAGGGCCGAAAATTGTCTGTATCACTGAGCTCTGTGACCAACAACCGTCGGCGACGACATCCACATTGCAGGTGGAGGCCGATCAGAGGACGTTAGATTTAGCACCACTACTATCCCTGTGTCCAAATGACGAACTGTTGGAAGCTCCTGTTGGAATCTTGCAGGAGTGCGATTATCCATCGACAGACAACGTATATATGGTGGACGACAATAAATACACGACGAAAGATGACGCGGTAGACGACCCTACACTGACCGTGAGGCCAAAAATTGTATGTGCTATCAGTGAGCTCCGTGATCAacaaccgacgacgacgacattgACTTCGAGCAAAAGTGATGGCGACGGGTTGGAGCCAGCGATGACTACGACCCAAGTAAAGTCAGCGGTGACTGAACAGCTTGATTCTTACGTGGCACCGGTTAGAATCCAGCTGTTAGATGCACTGGCTGATGTTAACGATTTTGTTCCGGACGAGGCAACCAAAAGCACGACCATAGTTCCTATAGTCGTGGCCAAAAGTGATGGCGACGGGTTGGAGCCAGCGATGACTACGATCCAAGTAAAGTCAGCGGTGACTGAACAGCTTGATTCTTACGTGGCACCGGTTAGAATCCAGCTGTTAGATGCACTGGCTGATGTTAACGATTTTGTTCCGGACGAGGCAACCGAAAGCACGACCATAGTTCCTATAGCCGTGGCCAAAAGTGATGGCGATGGGTTGGAGCCAGCGACGACTGCGGTCCAAGCAAAGTCAGCAGCAGCAGAAAAACCCCGGCAAGGTCGTCGTAGATCGTTCTTATCGGCAGTGGGGAGGCGGCTCCTCAAGTTCGGGAGGACGTtatgctgctgttgctgttgcaaATAG